One stretch of Saccharomonospora xinjiangensis XJ-54 DNA includes these proteins:
- a CDS encoding alpha/beta hydrolase gives MHSPVTGTAAGVPFTALPPASPGPAPLIVTWHMLDAPRSDAAFAAALPMNDVPAWRVHLGMPMCGARMVDGSMAAGLELLREDVLMSALWPFVWQATEEFPAALASIRAQLPVEDGPIGVLGGSLGGAVALRVLAHTEIPVFAAAVVNAAVRIRSVVSLFPGDYPYDAESEKVADDLDFVTKAGVIAERAPLLVVSGEQDHPALRADASDLTAAVGARAELVAIPGLAHPLADEPGIEPAPQLPQTRAVDAQLSTWFRRHLPEPGRHH, from the coding sequence ATGCACTCACCTGTCACAGGCACCGCAGCCGGTGTGCCGTTCACCGCCCTGCCACCCGCGTCCCCCGGCCCCGCGCCGCTGATCGTCACCTGGCACATGCTCGACGCGCCGCGATCGGATGCCGCGTTCGCCGCAGCACTGCCGATGAACGACGTCCCCGCGTGGCGGGTCCACCTCGGCATGCCGATGTGCGGGGCACGCATGGTGGACGGCAGCATGGCCGCCGGTCTGGAGCTGTTGCGCGAGGACGTGCTGATGTCCGCCCTCTGGCCTTTCGTCTGGCAGGCGACCGAGGAGTTCCCCGCCGCACTGGCCTCGATCCGCGCGCAACTGCCGGTCGAAGACGGCCCGATCGGCGTGCTCGGCGGCTCGCTGGGTGGCGCCGTCGCGCTCCGCGTCCTTGCCCACACCGAGATCCCCGTGTTCGCCGCAGCCGTCGTCAACGCCGCCGTCCGGATCCGGTCCGTCGTCAGCCTTTTCCCCGGCGACTACCCGTACGACGCCGAATCGGAGAAGGTCGCCGACGACCTGGACTTCGTCACGAAGGCCGGCGTCATCGCCGAACGCGCGCCGCTGCTGGTGGTCAGCGGCGAGCAGGACCATCCGGCGCTGCGTGCCGACGCCAGCGATCTCACCGCCGCCGTGGGCGCAAGAGCCGAACTGGTGGCGATACCCGGACTGGCCCACCCGCTCGCCGACGAACCCGGCATCGAGCCCGCACCGCAACTGCCGCAGACTCGTGCGGTGGACGCCCAGCTGAGCACGTGGTTCCGCCGCCACCTGCCCGAGCCGGGACGACACCACTGA